In the genome of Streptomyces sp. Tu 3180, the window AGACGTCACATGGTGTTAACTATGTGTAGCCAGATCGTACTTGACCGTAATCGGCCGGAGGCGATTGACTGCTGATCCGTCCCGCGCCCGGTCCGTCCCGTCCGGGCGTCCCGCCCGACCCCTCCCGCCGCCGATGAGAGGCAAGCCCGTGACCGCAGACCCGCTCGCTCCTCTCGACCTGGCGTTCTGGAACCTGGAGTCCACCGGCCATCCCATGCACCTGGGGGCGCTCGGGGTCTTCGCGGCCCGCTCGCCCTCCGCGAGTGCCCACGCGGCCGACCTGCTCGCCGCCCGGGCCGCCGCCGTGCCCGGACTGCGGATGCGCATCCGGGACGTGTGGCGGCCGCTCACCGCGCTCCCGTCGCTCCGGCCCCCGCGGCCGGCCCCCGGCGAGTCGCTCGTCTCCGCCCTGCGCCGTCCGCTCGCCTCCGCCCTGCGCGGGCCGTTCGCGTTCGGCGGTGCCGCGCGGGAACCCGACCCCGGCTTCGACCCCCTGGACCACGTCCGGCTGCACGCCCCGGCCGCCGACTTCCACGCCGCGGCCGGGGGGCTCATGGAACGCCCGCTGGAGCGCAGCCGGCCGCCCTGGGAGGCCCATGTGCTGCCGGGAGAGGACGGCGCCTCGTTCGCGGTGCTGTTCAAGTTCCACCACGCCCTCGCCGACGGACTGCGCGCGCTCACCCTGGCCGCCGCGCTGATGGACCCGATGGACCTGCCCGCCTCCCGGCCCGGTCCGGCCGAGCCGCCGCGCGGGCTGCTCCCGGACGTGCGCAGGCTGCCCGACCTCGTCCGGGACGCCCTGTCCGACGCCGGGCGGGCCCTGGACATCGGCGCCGCCGTCGCCCGCTCCACCCTCGACATGCGGTCCTCGCCCGCGCTCGGCTGCGCCCCCAGCGGCACCCGCCGCACCGCCGGCGTGGTGATCGACCTCGACGACGTGCACCGGATCCGCAAGAGCGCCGGCGGCACCGTCAACGACGTACTGATCGCGGTCGTCGCCGGCGCGCTGCGGCGCTGGCTCGACGAGCGCGGCGACGGCAGCGGGGGCGTCGCGCCCCGCGCCCTCGTCCCCGTCTCCCGGCGCCGGCCGCGCACCGCCCACCCGCAGGGCAACCGGCTCTCCGGGTACCTGCTGCGGCTGCCCGTCGACGAGCGGGACCCGCTCGCCCGCCTCGCCCTGGTGCGCACCGCCATGGACCGCAACAAGGACGCCGGTCCCCACCGGGGCGCCGGTGCCGTCGCCCTGCTCGCCGACCACGTGCCGCCGCTCGGCCACCGGCTCGGCGGGCCGCTGCTCGGCCAGGCGGCCCGCCTCTGGTTCGACGTCCTGGTCACCAGTGTGCCGCTGCCCGGCTTCGGCCTGAAGCTCGGCGGCGACCCGCTCGGCGCGGTCTTCCCGCTCGCGCCGCTGGCCCCCGGACACTCCCTCGCGGTCGCGGTCTCCACCTACCGCGGGCACGTCCACTACGGCCTGGTCGCCGACGGCGCGGCCGTCCCCGACCTCGACCGGCTGGCCCGTGCGGTGTCCGAGGAGGTGCGGACGCTGATCACCGTCTGCGATCCCTGACCGCCGTGCCCGTCGGCCCGTCCCCCTCCGGGGCGCTCCGGCCGGTGCGGGTCATCCGCCCGGGTTTGGTACTGCGGCCCGGTGCTCCGTAAAATCCCCCGTTCGACAGCGGGCGCTACCGGAGCGCCGCGACGGCAGAGCAGGGAACGGCAGCGGCGATGACGGTGACAGAGGACGGCCCCCGGGCCACGGACGCGGTGGCACACGGGCCCGGTATCGACCCGGAGCGGCTCGCCGTCTGCCTCAGCGTGCTCGAGGAACTCGACAGGCTCGACGTCGACCACCCGGACGCGATCCTGGTCCGCCGGGCCACCTCGCACATCTACCGCACCGTCAAGCAGCGCCGCCGCCAGGAGCGCCGCGCCGCCAAGACCGCCCACGACAGGGCGGTCACCGAGGCCACCGCGACCGGCTCCGCCGAGCGCATCGACGACGAGACGGAAGGCATCCTGCCGTCCTCCCGCGTGGCGCCCGGCCGGATCGCGGGGATACTCCGGCGTCCCCGCTCCTGCTACGTCTGCAAGGCCCGCTACGTCGAGGTCGACTACTTCTACCACCAGCTCTGCCCGAAGTGCGCCGCCGAGAACCGGGCCCGGCGCGACGCCCGCACCGACCTCACCGGCAAGCGCGCCCTGCTCACCGGCGGGCGCGCCAAGATCGGCATGTACATAGCACTGCGGCTGCTGCGTGACGGCGCGCACACCACGATCACCACCCGCTTCCCCAAGGACGCCATCCGCCGTTTCCGGGCCATGGACGACTCCGCGGACTGGATCCACCGCCTGGAGGTCGTCGGCATCGACCTGCGCGACCCGGCCCAGGCCGTCGCGCTGGCCGACCGGGTCGCGGAGCAGGGCCCGCTCGACATCCTGATCAACAACGCCACCCAGACCGTACGCCGCCTGCCGTCCGCGTACGCCGCGCTCGTGGAGGGCGAGAGCGCCCCGCTGCCGGCCGGCGAGCTGCCCGCCCACCACGTCATCGGCGCCTTCGGCTCCGGCGCGGTCGACGGCCTGACCGCACTGCCCGTCGGCGCCGGTGGACTCGACGCGCAGAAGGTCGCCGACCTCGCCCTGGTCGCGGGCAACGCCAGCGTGGCCCGGCACCGTGACGGCACCGCCATCGACGCCGGTGGCCTGGTCCCCGACGTGGTCGACACCAACACCTGGGTGCAGACCATCGAGCAGATCTCCCCGGTGGAACTGCTGGAGACCCAGCTGTGCAACTACACGGCGCCGTTCATCCTGATCAGCAAGTTGCGTCCGGTGATGGCCGAGGCCGCGCGCCGGGCGTCCGCGGGGCGCGCGTACGTCGTCAACGTCTCGGCGATGGAGGGCGTGTTCGCCCGCGGCTACAAGGGCGCGGGCCACCCCAACACCAACGCGGCCAAGGCGGCCATGAACATGGTGACGCGGACCAGCGCGCAGGAGATGTTCGACACCGACCGCATCCTGATGACGTCGGTCGACACCGGCTGGATCACCGACGAGCGCCCTCACTTCGACAAGCTGCGCCTCGCCGAGGCAGGCTTCCACGCCCCGCTCGACCTGGTCGACGGGGCGGCCCGCGTCTACGACCCCATCGTGCGCGGCGAGGCGGGCGAGGACCTGTACGGCGTCTTCCTGAAGGACTACGCGCCCGGCAAGTGGTGACGGCGGCGGACGGGCCGGCGGCTCGCCGGCCCGGCGGGCCGTCAGTCGACCGCGCCCAGGTGTGAGTTGCGCGCCGCCAGCAGCTCCAGCACGGTGCGCCAGTCCTCCAGGACCCCGGCGTCGAAACAGGCGGTGCGGGCCTCCTCGTCCGCCGCGCGCAGGGTGAGGAGGTCGTCGTCGGCGGGCAGGCCGGCCCGGGGCCGGCGGCGGACCAGGTCGGCGACCCGCTCGCCGAGCAGGGCCCGTATCGCGTCCGCCGTGCGGTCGGCCCGTGACGCCGCCTCGCCCGGCCACAGCAGTCGGCCGACGGGCCCCACCAGGCCCGCCACCTGGAGCTCCTTGTCCGCGGGCCGGCCGCGGCGCAGCAGCGCGGCGGTCCGCAGCGCGTGCTCGTGGGCGTCGGCCGGAGCGCCGCCCCGGCCCGGCACCTGCCGGGTGCCCCGGCACGCGTACAGCAGGTCCATCAGCTCCTCGACGGTGCGCAGCTCCATGCGCCGGTCCTCCCGGGAGACAGCCGTTGCCGTGCGGCAGCAGACCATGACGAGCTTGCGCGTCGGCCAACAGGACCTGAACTCCGCCACGACCACGCCGCCTTGCCGAAAACATCGACGCCATGTAGTCCGGACGAGTGACCGAACAAAGGGCCCTCATGGTGACATGGGGGCATATGGGAGGGCGCCGACTGCTGCTCGAAGTGTGATTGTTACCCTCGGTTTCGAGCCCCATCGAGCGGGGGGCCGCTCATTTGGTTACCCTGATGCGGACGGGCAGCAACAAAGGGTCCTACCCACACCCACGGCCCGTCATGGGACAAGCCGCTTCACAACGGCCTGCTCTCCCTCGAGTTACCGGCGCCACCGCGTCCGAACCGCTTTTCGACCCAGGCCCGAGCGGACGTCGGGCGCGCGGCGGCAGGACCGGCGCGGCACGTCCCTAGGGTGACCGACACAGAAGGAGTGCGCGGTGACACCGGAGAAGACGAAACGAGAACAGCGCCCCAAGGAACGCCCGGAGCGCGCGGGCCGCCGGCCCGGGGAACTCGGCAGCCTGGACGTGTGGGCCCGGTCGGCCCCGATCCGCCTCGCGGGCTACGAGGACGACCTCGCCGAGCCCCACATCCTCCCCGGCGTCGACTGACCTCCGCCACCCCTTCGTGCTCACCGGACGCACGGGCGTACCGGACCCGCACCCGTGCTGACCGGGGAAGCCGCCGACGGCGACCGGCCGGGCGACCGGCCGTTGCGGCACCGCGTCGTCACCGTGGACGGGACCCGCGCGCGGGACCCGGGCGCCCTCCGAGGAGGGCGCCCGGGCCCTTCGGGCCGCGCCTCGTGCACCGGGCGCCGTGACCGGGGTTCCCCTCCTACGGCCGGGCGTAGGGCCGGGTCATGATCTCCATGTTGTGGCCGTCGGGGTCGTCGAAGTAGGCGCCGCGACCGCCGAACAGGTCGTTGACCCGGCCGGGTTCGGTGTGACCCGGGTCGGCGTAGTAGGTGACCCCGACCGCCTCGAGGCGGCCGATCATCGCGTCGAACCGCTCCTCGGGCACGAGGAACGCGTAGTGCTGCCCCTGGATCGGCTCGTCCCGCTTCTCGTAGTAGTCGAGCGTCACCCCGTTGCCGAGGTCCACGGGCAGGAACGGCCCGAACGGGGCGCCGACCTCCAGGCCGAGGATCACGGCGAGGAACTCCGCCGAGAGCCGCCGGTCGCGGGCGTGGACGACGGTGTGGTTCAACTGGATGTTCGCGAGGGGCGGTTGGGTCGTCGAGGAGCGCTGTGCTTCGGGCATGGCTGGATTCGTCTCCGGGGTGTCGTCTTCGTCGGGGATGCCGCGCGCGGGGGGCGGCGCAAAGGAACCCGGAGCGGAAGGCGGGGCGCGTGCCCTCCCCGGCGCCCGGCCCCACCCGGGCGGGGGACGACCCCCGCCGGCCTCACACCGAGGCCGGGAGCACCCTACGTGTATGGCCCACGGCCGACCCGGCAGTCACCCGGCCGACCCTAGGCGCCCGCCGCGGCTCCCGGCAACATCGTTTCCGGCCGGGCCGCTACTCCAGGGGCGCGGTCCGCGGCCACGGGCGCCGCTGCTCCAACTGCCCGGCGATCTCCAGCAGATCGGCCTCCGACCCGGGACGGCCCACCAGCTGGACCGCGCAGGGCGCGCCGGACGGCAGGGTGCCGAACGGAACGGACATCGCGGGCCATCCCGTCAGGTTCCAGGGCGGAGTCAGCGGCGAGTAGGCCGAGTTGACGGCCACGTTCCGCAGCCAGCCCCGCTCGTGCCAGGGCGCCGCCCTGGGGGAGCGGCGGGCCAGCGCCGGGGTGAGCAGGACGTCGTGCTCGGCGAAGAACGGCTCCAGCCGCCGGCGCAGCCGCTCCCGGCCGGTCCCGGAGCGCACGGCGTGCTCGCAGCGCCGGCCGACGGCCGCGTGCACCCGGGTGCGCCGCGTCAGCAGCCGGGCGTCGACACCGCGTGCGTCCACGGCCGTCCCCGCCGTCCAGTGCGCCAGCGCGGTCGCGCCCAGCGACACCGGGTACGGCGGATCGGCCCGCCGCACCTGGTGCCCGGCCTTGATCAGCACTCCGGCGGCCTCCCGGACGGCCGCCGCGTACGGCCGGGCCACGACGACGCCGGCCAGCGGGCTGCGCAGGGACACGGCGATCCTGCGGGTGCCGTTCCCGGCGCTGCGCACCGTCCCGGTCCCGGCGAGGACCGCGAACACCACACGGGCGTCCTCGACCGTCGTGGCGAGCGGCCCGTTCTCCGACATCCCGAACCAGTCGCCGTCCCCGATCCCCGCGGGCACGACCGCGCGGCCCGGCTTGATGGTGACCAGACCGCAGTTGGCGGCCGGTATGCGCAGCGAGCCCATCCCGTCGTTGCCGAGGGCGATCGGCACCATCCCGGCGGCGACGGCGGCCGCGCTGCCCCCGGACGACCCTCCCGCGGTGCGCGTCGGGTCCCAGGGGTTGCGGGCGGTGCCGTGGACGCCCTCGGTGGTGCCGAAGACGCACAGCTCCGGCACGTTCGTCAGCCCCACGACCACCGCGCCCGCCGCCCGCAGCCGGGCCACCGTCTCGTGGTCCCGCTCGGCGGGCGTGTCCGGGGTCGCCGCCGACCCGACGCGCGTGCTCTCGCCGCGCACGGCGAGGTTGTCCTTGACGGCCACGGGCACCCCGGCCAGGGGGAGTTCACCCAGCCCGGCGCGAGCGGCCACCTCGTCGGCCTCGGCGAGCGCGGCCGCGGCCCGTACCGCGCGGAAGGCCCCGACCCGCCCGTCGAGCCGCTCGATCCGCGCGAGGTGCTCCGCGACCACCTCCCGCGGCGCGACCCGCTTCTCCCGTACGGCGGCGGCGATCTCGACGGCGGTCCGGCCGACCCAACTGGTCACTTCGGCTCCTCGTGGCGAGGGGACAGGGCGGTGCGTACCGGCGAGTACGCAGGGAGCACTGTGCCCTGGCCGGGGCCCCGCGTCGAGAGCCCGCGCGTCCGGGCCGGCGCGCCCACCCCCGGCCGCGGGACGCGGTGCCGGTCCGCCGGCGGTCCCCGTCCCGGACGGGGAGGAGGCCGCGCGCGATTCGAACCGCGCGCGGTGGGGGAGCTGTACACCACGTCCGGACCCGTCATCCCCCCCGCCCCCGGTAACCCGCCGCACCGGGCGGACCGCCCGCCCCACCACCGCTACGGAGCACCCCGCATGCATGACGACCGCACCCTGGTCGAAGCCCGCCTCAGGCGCGTCCTCGACGAGCGCATCCGCCCCGCCGTGTACCCCGAGTCCGTGCCCCTCGAGGTCGCCGTCTGGCACGCCCCCGGAGAGCCCGTTCCGGTCGCCGAGGGCCTCGCCGCCGAACCGGAGCCCGTCGAGGTGGGCGCCCGCTGGGGCGCCCCCTGGGGCACCAGCTGGTTCCGGGTCACCGGGACCGTCCCCGAGGCGTGGGCCGGGAGGACCGTCGAGGCGGTCCTCGACCTCGGCTTCGACGAGAACATGCCCGGCTTCCAGTGCGAGGGCCTGGTCTACCGGCCCGACGGCACCCCGGTGAAGGGCCTGAACCCGCGCAACCAGTGGGTGCGGATCGGCGCCCCCGCCGAGGGCGGCGAGCAGGTGCGCCTGCACATCGAGGCCGCCTCCAACCCCGTCATCTTCGGCCCCCGCCCCTTCGTGCCCACACCGCTCGGCGACAAGGACACCGCCGGCGGCGAACCGCAGTACACGCTCGCCCGGATGGACCTCGCCGTCCTCGACGAGGACGTGTGGCAGCTGGTGATCGACCTGGAGGTGCTCGGCGAGCTGATGGCCGAGCTGCCGGTGGACTCACCGCGCCGCTTCGAGATCCTGCGCGCGGTGGACAGGGCGCTGGACGCCGTCGACCTGCAGGACGTCAACGGCACGGCGCGACAGGCCCGTTCACGGCTCACCGACGTCCTCGCCGCGCCCGCCGTGCCCTCCGCCCACCGCATCAGCGCCGTCGGGCACGCGCACATCGACTCGGCGTGGCTGTGGCCGCTGCGCGAGACCGTGCGCAAGGTCGCCCGTACGGCGGCCAACATGACCGCGCTGCTCGACGACGAGCCGGAGTTCGTCTTCGCCATGTCCCAGGCCCAGCAGTGGGCGTGGGTGAAGGAGCACCGGCCCGAGGTGTGGGCCCGGGTCAAGAAGGCCGTGGCCGACGGGCGGTTCGTGCCGGCCGGCGGCATGTGGGTGGAGTCGGACACCAACATGCCCGGCTCGGAGGCGATGGCGCGGCAGTTCGTGCACGGAAAGCGGTTCTTCCTCGACGAGTTCGGCATCGAGAACGACGAGGCGTGGCTGCCGGACACCTTCGGCTTCGCCGCCGGGCTGCCCCAGATCATCAGGGCGGCGGGCTCCCGGTACCTGCTGACGCAGAAGATCTCCTGGTCGCAGACGAACCGGTTCCCGCACCACACCTTCCAGTGGGAGGGCATCGACGGCACCCGGATCTTCACCCACTTCCCGCCCGTCGACACCTACAACTGCTCGATGAAGGGCGCCGAGATCGCCCACGCGACCCGCAACTTCAAGGACAAGGGCGTCGCCCGGCACTCGCTGGCGCCCACCGGCTGGGGCGACGGGGGCGGCGGCACCACCCGCGAGATGGTCGCCAGGGCGGCGCGCCTGCGGAACCTCGAGGGCTCGGCGACCGTGACCTGGGAGACGCCGGCCGCGTTCTTCGCGAAGGCCGAGGCCGACTACCCCGAGCCGCCCGTCTGGGTCGGCGAGCTCTACCTCGAACTGCACCGGGCCACCCTCACCAGCCAGGCCGGGACCAAGCAGGGCAACCGGCGCAGCGAACACCTCCTGCGCGAGGCCGAGCTGTGGGCGGCCACGGCGGCCGTGCGCACCGGATTCCCCTACCCGTACGCGGAGCTGGACCGGATCTGGAAGACGGTGCTGCTGCACCAGTTCCACGACATCCTGCCCGGCTCCTCCATCGCCTGGGTGCACCGCGAGGCCCGCGCGACCTACGACCGGGTCGCGCGGGAGCTGAACGGCGTCATCGAGGCCGCCCAGCGCGCCCTGGCCGGCGAGGGCACCGTCCCGCTCGTCTTCAACGCCGCCCCGCACCCCCGCGCGGGCGTCCCGGCGGGCGGCGCGCGCACCCCCGCGGAGCAGGGGCGCACGGAGCTGTCGGACCGCGCCGGCGGCGGGTACGTCCTGGCCAACGGGATCCTGCGGGTGGAGATCGACGCCCGGGGCCTGGTGGTCTCCGCCCACGACATCGAGGCCGACCGCGAGGCCATCGCCCCCGGACGGGCCGGCAACCTCCTCCAACTGCACCCGGACCTGCCGAACATGTGGGACGCCTGGG includes:
- a CDS encoding amidase, which produces MTSWVGRTAVEIAAAVREKRVAPREVVAEHLARIERLDGRVGAFRAVRAAAALAEADEVAARAGLGELPLAGVPVAVKDNLAVRGESTRVGSAATPDTPAERDHETVARLRAAGAVVVGLTNVPELCVFGTTEGVHGTARNPWDPTRTAGGSSGGSAAAVAAGMVPIALGNDGMGSLRIPAANCGLVTIKPGRAVVPAGIGDGDWFGMSENGPLATTVEDARVVFAVLAGTGTVRSAGNGTRRIAVSLRSPLAGVVVARPYAAAVREAAGVLIKAGHQVRRADPPYPVSLGATALAHWTAGTAVDARGVDARLLTRRTRVHAAVGRRCEHAVRSGTGRERLRRRLEPFFAEHDVLLTPALARRSPRAAPWHERGWLRNVAVNSAYSPLTPPWNLTGWPAMSVPFGTLPSGAPCAVQLVGRPGSEADLLEIAGQLEQRRPWPRTAPLE
- a CDS encoding wax ester/triacylglycerol synthase family O-acyltransferase, producing the protein MTADPLAPLDLAFWNLESTGHPMHLGALGVFAARSPSASAHAADLLAARAAAVPGLRMRIRDVWRPLTALPSLRPPRPAPGESLVSALRRPLASALRGPFAFGGAAREPDPGFDPLDHVRLHAPAADFHAAAGGLMERPLERSRPPWEAHVLPGEDGASFAVLFKFHHALADGLRALTLAAALMDPMDLPASRPGPAEPPRGLLPDVRRLPDLVRDALSDAGRALDIGAAVARSTLDMRSSPALGCAPSGTRRTAGVVIDLDDVHRIRKSAGGTVNDVLIAVVAGALRRWLDERGDGSGGVAPRALVPVSRRRPRTAHPQGNRLSGYLLRLPVDERDPLARLALVRTAMDRNKDAGPHRGAGAVALLADHVPPLGHRLGGPLLGQAARLWFDVLVTSVPLPGFGLKLGGDPLGAVFPLAPLAPGHSLAVAVSTYRGHVHYGLVADGAAVPDLDRLARAVSEEVRTLITVCDP
- a CDS encoding VOC family protein codes for the protein MPEAQRSSTTQPPLANIQLNHTVVHARDRRLSAEFLAVILGLEVGAPFGPFLPVDLGNGVTLDYYEKRDEPIQGQHYAFLVPEERFDAMIGRLEAVGVTYYADPGHTEPGRVNDLFGGRGAYFDDPDGHNMEIMTRPYARP
- a CDS encoding SDR family NAD(P)-dependent oxidoreductase; the protein is MTVTEDGPRATDAVAHGPGIDPERLAVCLSVLEELDRLDVDHPDAILVRRATSHIYRTVKQRRRQERRAAKTAHDRAVTEATATGSAERIDDETEGILPSSRVAPGRIAGILRRPRSCYVCKARYVEVDYFYHQLCPKCAAENRARRDARTDLTGKRALLTGGRAKIGMYIALRLLRDGAHTTITTRFPKDAIRRFRAMDDSADWIHRLEVVGIDLRDPAQAVALADRVAEQGPLDILINNATQTVRRLPSAYAALVEGESAPLPAGELPAHHVIGAFGSGAVDGLTALPVGAGGLDAQKVADLALVAGNASVARHRDGTAIDAGGLVPDVVDTNTWVQTIEQISPVELLETQLCNYTAPFILISKLRPVMAEAARRASAGRAYVVNVSAMEGVFARGYKGAGHPNTNAAKAAMNMVTRTSAQEMFDTDRILMTSVDTGWITDERPHFDKLRLAEAGFHAPLDLVDGAARVYDPIVRGEAGEDLYGVFLKDYAPGKW
- a CDS encoding glycoside hydrolase family 38 C-terminal domain-containing protein; this encodes MHDDRTLVEARLRRVLDERIRPAVYPESVPLEVAVWHAPGEPVPVAEGLAAEPEPVEVGARWGAPWGTSWFRVTGTVPEAWAGRTVEAVLDLGFDENMPGFQCEGLVYRPDGTPVKGLNPRNQWVRIGAPAEGGEQVRLHIEAASNPVIFGPRPFVPTPLGDKDTAGGEPQYTLARMDLAVLDEDVWQLVIDLEVLGELMAELPVDSPRRFEILRAVDRALDAVDLQDVNGTARQARSRLTDVLAAPAVPSAHRISAVGHAHIDSAWLWPLRETVRKVARTAANMTALLDDEPEFVFAMSQAQQWAWVKEHRPEVWARVKKAVADGRFVPAGGMWVESDTNMPGSEAMARQFVHGKRFFLDEFGIENDEAWLPDTFGFAAGLPQIIRAAGSRYLLTQKISWSQTNRFPHHTFQWEGIDGTRIFTHFPPVDTYNCSMKGAEIAHATRNFKDKGVARHSLAPTGWGDGGGGTTREMVARAARLRNLEGSATVTWETPAAFFAKAEADYPEPPVWVGELYLELHRATLTSQAGTKQGNRRSEHLLREAELWAATAAVRTGFPYPYAELDRIWKTVLLHQFHDILPGSSIAWVHREARATYDRVARELNGVIEAAQRALAGEGTVPLVFNAAPHPRAGVPAGGARTPAEQGRTELSDRAGGGYVLANGILRVEIDARGLVVSAHDIEADREAIAPGRAGNLLQLHPDLPNMWDAWDVDAFYRNTVTDLTDADGVTAGEDGASVRIVRSFGDSRVTQVLSLAPGERRLVVDTEVDWHETEKFLKLAFPLDLHAERYASETQFGHVHRPTHTNTSWEAAKFEACNHRFVHLQEPDWGVAVVNDSTYGHDVTRTVRTDHGRATTVTTVRVSLLRAPRFPDPETDQGVHRFRHALVPGAGIGDAVREGWRINLPERRLTGAGEVAPLVTVDQESVVVTAVKLADDGSGDVVVRFHEAHGGRARATLTTGFAAADVQVTDLLERPLTDTEPPVLDGDRISVRLRPFQLMTLRLKRA